One segment of Streptosporangium brasiliense DNA contains the following:
- a CDS encoding Lrp/AsnC family transcriptional regulator: MDELDTEIIRLLQTDARQSNRELARKLGVAPSTCLERVRTLTRRGVIRGYHADIDHAALNRGVQAMVSVQVRPLSRAVIETFKDSVGALPEVLSVFVLAGGDDFLLHVAVQDLDHLHAFLLDQLSQRREISGFRTSVIFQRVHNTVLTRLPDPA; this comes from the coding sequence ATGGACGAACTTGATACGGAGATCATCCGACTTCTGCAGACAGATGCGCGGCAGTCGAACCGGGAACTGGCCCGCAAGCTCGGGGTCGCCCCCTCCACCTGCCTGGAACGGGTCCGCACGCTCACCCGGCGCGGCGTGATCCGGGGCTACCACGCCGACATCGACCACGCCGCGCTCAACCGCGGCGTGCAGGCCATGGTCTCGGTCCAGGTGCGCCCGCTGAGCCGGGCCGTCATCGAGACCTTCAAGGACTCGGTCGGCGCCCTGCCCGAGGTGCTGAGCGTCTTCGTCCTGGCCGGCGGCGACGACTTCCTGCTGCATGTCGCCGTGCAGGACCTGGACCACCTGCACGCCTTCCTGCTGGACCAGCTCAGCCAGCGCCGTGAGATCTCCGGCTTCCGCACCTCGGTGATCTTTCAGCGGGTCCACAACACCGTGCTCACCCGCCTGCCCGATCCGGCGTGA
- the erm gene encoding ErmE/ErmH/ErmO/ErmR family 23S rRNA (adenine(2058)-N(6))-methyltransferase, producing the protein MAKSFAHGDHSHTQKQVRNAGGRTDRDRARRVLSQNFLIDPHAVHRVVQAAGPHGLVLEPGAGEGVLTRALTATCKEIVAYEIDPRLAGRLAGSIRGEDAVKVVRGDFLRARAPREPFAVVGNIPYAITSKIVSWCLAAPALTSATLVTQLEYARKRTGDFGRWSLLTVLTWPEYSWRLLGRIGRESFRPVPQVDSAILGVERRPEALLPGEASAAYRAFVEYGFAGVGGSLHASLRLRHPARRVDAAFEAAGVRPDTVVAFVHPEQWLTLFGHLHPVG; encoded by the coding sequence GTGGCGAAATCCTTCGCGCACGGAGACCATTCACACACCCAGAAGCAGGTCAGGAACGCCGGTGGCCGTACCGACCGTGACCGGGCCAGGCGTGTCCTCTCACAGAACTTCCTGATCGATCCGCACGCCGTACACCGGGTGGTCCAGGCCGCCGGGCCGCACGGGCTGGTCCTGGAGCCGGGTGCGGGAGAGGGCGTCCTCACCCGCGCGCTGACCGCGACATGTAAGGAGATCGTCGCCTATGAGATCGACCCGCGGCTGGCGGGCAGGCTCGCCGGAAGCATCCGCGGCGAGGACGCGGTCAAGGTGGTCAGAGGAGACTTCCTGAGGGCCCGCGCCCCCCGGGAGCCGTTCGCGGTCGTCGGGAACATCCCCTACGCGATCACTTCCAAGATCGTGTCCTGGTGCCTGGCCGCGCCCGCGCTGACCTCGGCGACGCTCGTCACCCAGTTGGAGTACGCGCGCAAACGCACCGGAGACTTCGGCCGGTGGAGCCTGCTGACCGTGCTGACCTGGCCGGAGTACTCCTGGCGGCTGCTGGGACGCATCGGCAGGGAGAGCTTCCGCCCGGTGCCGCAGGTCGACTCGGCGATCCTGGGCGTCGAGCGGCGGCCCGAGGCCCTGCTGCCCGGGGAGGCGTCGGCCGCCTACCGGGCGTTCGTCGAGTACGGCTTCGCCGGGGTGGGCGGCTCGCTGCACGCCTCGCTGAGGCTGCGCCACCCGGCCCGCCGGGTGGACGCCGCGTTCGAGGCCGCGGGAGTGCGGCCCGACACGGTGGTGGCGTTCGTCCACCCCGAGCAGTGGCTGACCCTGTTCGGCCACCTCCACCCCGTGGGGTGA
- a CDS encoding winged helix DNA-binding domain-containing protein, producing the protein MPEVLSRRALNRATLDRQLLLSRAELPAFEAVRHLYGMQAQAPDPPYIGLWSRLAAFGHEDLSRLLHERKVVRLALMRSTIHLVAADDCLALRPLLRPMLVRALLGSRGKGLAGLDLDELAAAGRALVEEGPLTFGELGERLRERWPERAPADLANAVRNTVALVQVPPRGIWGVGGQPAHTSAEVWLGRPLDGRASLEEMIRRYLAAYGPAAVMDIQQWSGMTRLAEVVKGMELRTFVTEEGAELVDLPEASRPGPDTPAPVRYLSEFDNMLLSFSERTRTRIMADEHRAKVFTVNGIIKATVLVDGFVRGRWKVARKRGEAVLEVELFQPVTAEERAALEREGMRMLDFVAGSAAVRDVRFG; encoded by the coding sequence ATGCCCGAGGTGCTCAGCAGGCGCGCGCTCAACCGAGCCACCCTGGACCGCCAGCTGCTGCTGAGCCGGGCGGAGCTGCCGGCCTTCGAGGCGGTCCGGCACCTGTACGGCATGCAGGCCCAGGCGCCGGACCCGCCCTACATCGGGCTGTGGAGCCGCCTGGCGGCCTTCGGCCACGAGGACCTGTCGCGGCTGCTGCACGAGCGCAAGGTGGTGCGGCTGGCCCTGATGCGCTCCACCATCCACCTGGTCGCCGCGGACGACTGCCTGGCCCTGCGCCCGCTGCTGCGGCCGATGCTGGTGCGGGCGCTGCTGGGCTCGCGCGGCAAGGGGCTGGCCGGGCTCGACCTGGACGAGCTCGCCGCCGCCGGCCGGGCCCTGGTGGAGGAGGGGCCGCTCACCTTCGGCGAGCTCGGGGAGCGGCTGCGGGAGCGGTGGCCGGAGCGCGCGCCGGCCGACCTGGCCAACGCCGTGCGCAACACGGTGGCGCTGGTGCAGGTGCCGCCCCGGGGCATCTGGGGCGTGGGCGGGCAGCCCGCCCACACCAGCGCGGAGGTGTGGCTGGGCCGCCCCCTGGACGGGCGGGCCTCCCTTGAGGAGATGATCCGCCGCTATCTGGCCGCCTACGGCCCCGCGGCGGTGATGGACATCCAGCAGTGGTCGGGCATGACCCGGCTGGCCGAGGTCGTCAAGGGCATGGAGCTGCGGACCTTCGTGACCGAGGAGGGCGCGGAGCTGGTGGACCTGCCCGAGGCGTCCAGGCCCGGTCCCGACACCCCCGCGCCGGTGCGCTACCTGTCGGAGTTCGACAACATGCTGCTGTCGTTCAGCGAGCGGACCCGGACCCGGATCATGGCCGACGAGCATCGCGCGAAGGTCTTCACGGTCAACGGCATCATCAAGGCGACCGTGCTGGTGGACGGGTTCGTGCGGGGCAGGTGGAAGGTGGCCCGCAAGCGGGGCGAGGCGGTGCTGGAGGTGGAGCTGTTCCAGCCGGTGACGGCGGAGGAGCGGGCCGCGCTGGAGCGGGAGGGGATGCGCATGCTGGACTTCGTCGCCGGGTCCGCGGCGGTCCGGGACGTCCGGTTCGGCTGA
- a CDS encoding GNAT family N-acetyltransferase, protein MDISSRAQAYLHAYDAQLRGRPVPGRTVERVGPVLRIVSDGHGQGSLTYRDLGGLEGAELDAFIAAQRDFFTEIGRPVEWKYHGYDLPADLPVRLAAAGFEPEERETVMVGEAAGLATVPVPPEGVRLREAAGRADLERIREMEEAVWEADRGWLPDLLERDMAGPGDRCAVVLAEAGEQVVCAAWMRFHEGTDFVSLWGGSTLKEWRGRGVYRAMVAHRAGLAVARGFRLVQVDASEDSRPILARLGLAAVATTTPYVWVPPTA, encoded by the coding sequence ATGGACATCTCATCGCGGGCTCAGGCCTATCTCCACGCCTATGACGCACAGCTGCGGGGCAGGCCGGTGCCCGGCCGTACGGTCGAGAGGGTCGGGCCGGTGCTGCGGATCGTCTCCGACGGGCACGGGCAGGGCTCCCTGACCTACCGGGACCTGGGCGGGCTGGAGGGCGCGGAGCTGGACGCGTTCATCGCGGCCCAGCGCGACTTCTTCACCGAGATCGGCCGGCCGGTGGAGTGGAAATACCATGGCTACGACCTGCCGGCGGACCTGCCCGTCCGGCTGGCCGCGGCGGGGTTCGAGCCGGAGGAGCGCGAGACCGTCATGGTGGGCGAGGCGGCCGGGCTGGCCACGGTCCCCGTGCCGCCCGAGGGGGTGCGGCTGCGGGAGGCGGCCGGCCGGGCCGACCTGGAGCGGATCCGGGAGATGGAGGAGGCGGTCTGGGAGGCCGACCGGGGCTGGCTGCCCGACCTCCTGGAGCGGGACATGGCCGGGCCCGGTGACCGGTGCGCGGTGGTGCTGGCCGAGGCGGGGGAGCAGGTGGTCTGCGCGGCGTGGATGCGCTTCCACGAGGGCACGGACTTCGTCTCGCTGTGGGGCGGCTCGACGCTGAAGGAGTGGCGGGGGCGGGGCGTCTACCGGGCGATGGTGGCCCACCGGGCGGGGCTGGCGGTGGCGCGGGGGTTCCGCCTGGTGCAGGTGGACGCCTCCGAGGACAGTCGGCCGATCCTGGCCAGGCTGGGCCTGGCGGCGGTCGCGACGACGACGCCCTACGTGTGGGTGCCTCCGACCGCCTGA
- a CDS encoding MOSC domain-containing protein produces the protein MNDGRVTAVSRSATHTFTKTREPGIRLLAGLGVEGDAHLGVTVKHRSRVAQDPTQPNLRQVHLIQAELHDELAGAGFAVAAGELGENVTTRGVDLLGLPAGALLRLGEEAVVEITGLRNPCVQIDVFQPGLLKQVVGRGPAGELVRRAGVMGIVVAGGEVRPGDAIEVELPAPPHRPLDRV, from the coding sequence ATGAATGACGGACGAGTGACAGCAGTGAGCCGTAGCGCCACGCACACCTTCACCAAGACCCGCGAGCCGGGTATCCGATTGCTGGCCGGGCTCGGTGTCGAAGGTGACGCGCATCTCGGGGTGACGGTCAAGCACCGCTCCCGGGTGGCCCAGGACCCGACCCAGCCCAACCTGCGCCAGGTCCACCTGATCCAGGCCGAGCTCCACGACGAGCTGGCGGGCGCGGGATTCGCCGTGGCGGCGGGCGAGCTGGGGGAGAACGTCACCACCCGGGGCGTCGACCTGCTCGGGCTCCCGGCGGGGGCGCTGCTGCGGCTGGGGGAGGAGGCGGTGGTCGAGATCACCGGGCTGCGTAACCCGTGCGTGCAGATCGACGTCTTCCAGCCGGGCCTGCTGAAGCAGGTCGTGGGCCGGGGCCCGGCCGGCGAGCTGGTCCGCAGGGCCGGGGTGATGGGCATAGTGGTGGCCGGCGGCGAGGTGCGGCCCGGTGACGCGATCGAGGTGGAGCTGCCGGCGCCGCCGCACCGGCCGCTGGACCGGGTCTAG
- a CDS encoding TetR/AcrR family transcriptional regulator yields the protein MEHSGKGDPARSLALLWRTSERSSRKGKPDLSVDRIVRAGIEIADGEGLAALSMRRVAERLGVGTMSLYTYVPGKAELLDVMLDTVYGETARPQDVVGGWRARLTLVARENWELCRRHPWMLQVDIGRPPLGPNLMAKYDYELGAIAGTGLTEIEMDSVLSLVLGHVHSTVRGAVSAARVEQDTGVTDEQWWQAHRPVFEKIFNPASYPTAVRVGGAVGQIYQAAYVPSEQLFEFGLERVLDGVEMLIARRRG from the coding sequence ATGGAACACAGCGGCAAGGGGGATCCTGCACGCAGCCTGGCGCTGCTCTGGCGGACCAGCGAGCGGAGCAGCCGCAAGGGCAAGCCCGACCTGAGCGTGGACCGGATCGTGCGGGCCGGGATCGAGATCGCCGACGGCGAGGGGCTGGCCGCGCTGTCGATGCGGCGCGTCGCCGAGCGGCTCGGGGTCGGCACCATGTCCCTCTACACCTACGTGCCGGGCAAGGCCGAGCTGCTCGACGTCATGCTCGACACCGTGTACGGCGAGACGGCCCGCCCCCAGGACGTCGTCGGGGGCTGGCGGGCCAGGCTCACGCTCGTCGCCCGGGAGAACTGGGAGCTGTGCCGCCGCCACCCGTGGATGCTGCAGGTCGACATCGGGCGTCCGCCGCTGGGCCCCAACCTCATGGCGAAATACGACTACGAGCTGGGCGCGATCGCCGGCACCGGCCTGACCGAGATCGAGATGGACTCCGTGCTCAGCCTGGTCCTGGGCCACGTGCACAGCACCGTGCGCGGCGCGGTGTCGGCCGCGCGGGTCGAGCAGGACACCGGCGTCACCGACGAGCAGTGGTGGCAGGCCCACCGGCCGGTCTTCGAGAAGATCTTCAACCCGGCCAGCTACCCGACGGCGGTCAGGGTCGGCGGGGCGGTGGGCCAGATCTACCAGGCCGCCTACGTCCCGTCCGAGCAGCTCTTCGAGTTCGGCCTGGAGCGGGTGCTCGACGGCGTCGAGATGCTCATCGCCAGGCGTCGCGGCTGA
- a CDS encoding GNAT family N-acetyltransferase has protein sequence METERLIMRRWREADREPFAAMNADPEVMEHFPEPLSRERSDAMVERIESAFDEHGYGLWALEVRATGEFIGFTGLAWQRFEAPFTPALEVGWRLARSAWGRGYAGEAARAALDHGFGPAGQEEIVSMTAVVNLRSRAVMERLGMTRDPADDFDHPRVAAGSPLRPHVLYRISRDAWR, from the coding sequence GTGGAGACCGAACGTCTGATCATGCGCAGGTGGCGCGAGGCCGATCGGGAGCCGTTCGCGGCGATGAACGCCGATCCCGAGGTGATGGAGCACTTCCCCGAGCCGCTGAGCCGTGAGCGGTCCGACGCGATGGTGGAGCGGATCGAGTCGGCGTTCGACGAGCACGGCTACGGGCTCTGGGCGCTGGAGGTGCGTGCCACGGGGGAGTTCATCGGGTTCACCGGGCTGGCGTGGCAGAGGTTCGAGGCGCCCTTCACCCCGGCGCTGGAGGTCGGCTGGCGGCTCGCCCGCTCCGCCTGGGGGCGCGGCTACGCCGGCGAGGCGGCCCGGGCGGCGCTCGACCACGGCTTCGGCCCGGCGGGGCAGGAGGAGATCGTCTCCATGACGGCCGTGGTCAACCTGCGCTCCCGGGCGGTGATGGAGCGCCTCGGCATGACCCGGGACCCGGCCGACGACTTCGACCACCCCCGGGTCGCGGCCGGCAGCCCGCTCCGGCCGCACGTGCTCTACCGGATCAGCCGCGACGCCTGGCGATGA
- a CDS encoding lysophospholipid acyltransferase family protein has translation MLYRLTKIVSTPFLQLLWPTEVTGAEHVPSSGPAILASNHLSVLDSTFLPLVLPRQVRFVAKAEYFTGNPVTAAWMRATGQLSIDRQSPTAAQDMLDTAARVLKDGELFGIYPEGTRSPDGRLYRGKVGVSWLALATGAPVIPVAMTGTDKVLPIGASVPKLGRVGVRIGKPMTFTGSETSARDRRRVTDEIMAAIRDLSGQEYVPSYTPARGQAK, from the coding sequence GTGCTCTATCGCCTGACCAAGATCGTCAGCACTCCTTTCCTGCAACTGCTGTGGCCCACCGAGGTCACCGGGGCAGAGCACGTGCCCTCTTCGGGCCCGGCCATCCTGGCCTCCAACCACCTGTCGGTCCTCGACTCGACCTTCCTGCCTCTGGTGCTGCCGCGCCAGGTCCGCTTCGTCGCCAAGGCCGAATACTTCACCGGCAACCCCGTCACCGCGGCGTGGATGCGGGCCACCGGCCAGCTCAGCATCGACCGGCAGAGCCCCACCGCGGCCCAGGACATGCTGGACACGGCCGCGCGGGTGCTCAAGGACGGCGAGCTGTTCGGGATCTACCCGGAGGGCACCCGCTCCCCCGACGGCCGCCTCTACCGGGGAAAGGTCGGGGTCTCCTGGCTGGCCCTGGCCACCGGGGCGCCGGTGATACCGGTGGCGATGACCGGCACCGACAAGGTGCTCCCGATCGGCGCCTCGGTGCCCAAGCTGGGCCGGGTCGGGGTGCGGATCGGCAAGCCGATGACGTTCACCGGCTCGGAGACCAGCGCGCGCGACCGGCGCCGGGTCACCGACGAGATCATGGCGGCGATCCGGGACCTGTCCGGGCAGGAGTACGTACCGAGCTACACCCCCGCCCGCGGCCAGGCCAAATGA
- a CDS encoding penicillin-binding transpeptidase domain-containing protein, which translates to MPRGRTIAITSVTAVLVAGAAGGGAWWFLHTRGTPLETAQRFTQAWQRADLAAMRAELGVADPAFGRPYEDMRKSLAVEATTVRLDSVRETGDDTGQAAYTATLKLKNIGEWSYSGVLDLAVVDRNWRVKWSPKAVHPDLTDGGTFALKTKWPARAGIVAAGGERIDGGDAGGSVQQLVGYLDKATAKDVKALGSSYKVGDAIGRGGLQETFQQRLAGSPTTEIQLVGADKKTVKSLGKIEGESGEAVETSLDLRVQRAAADAVRDLKQTASLVAIKPSSGEILAVVNNQGGFNRALDGAYPPGSTFKAITAVGLLAEGMTPGERTTCPKDVNVGGLPIRNSHHAGYGSVTFSDSFAYSCNTTFAPLARQRLSADKLLSTAELFGFNKPLGIGVPAAKGSIPKARNDAELAAQSFGQDRITASPLLMASVAAALADGTWRPPTLVPSMEQKAEPQELPEGVTSPMHQMMSAVVTKGTAKDAGLPSGTRGKTGTAEYGAQDALKTHAWFMGFRGDLAFAVIVEEGSGGGAVAAPVAADFLRALG; encoded by the coding sequence GTGCCACGTGGTAGGACGATCGCGATCACATCGGTGACGGCCGTACTGGTGGCGGGGGCCGCCGGGGGCGGGGCCTGGTGGTTCCTGCACACCCGGGGGACCCCCCTGGAGACCGCCCAGCGTTTCACCCAGGCGTGGCAGCGCGCCGACCTGGCCGCCATGCGCGCCGAGCTCGGCGTGGCCGACCCCGCCTTCGGCCGGCCGTACGAGGACATGCGCAAGAGCCTGGCGGTCGAGGCCACCACGGTGCGGCTCGACTCGGTGCGCGAGACCGGCGACGACACCGGCCAGGCCGCCTACACCGCCACGCTGAAGCTGAAGAACATCGGCGAGTGGAGTTACTCCGGCGTCCTCGACCTGGCCGTCGTCGACCGCAACTGGCGGGTCAAGTGGTCTCCGAAGGCCGTCCACCCCGACCTGACCGACGGCGGCACGTTCGCGCTGAAGACCAAATGGCCCGCGCGGGCGGGGATCGTCGCCGCCGGCGGCGAGCGCATCGACGGCGGCGACGCGGGCGGCTCGGTGCAGCAGCTCGTCGGCTACCTCGACAAGGCCACCGCCAAGGACGTCAAGGCGCTCGGCTCCTCCTACAAGGTGGGTGACGCGATCGGCCGGGGCGGGTTGCAGGAGACCTTCCAGCAGCGCCTGGCGGGCAGCCCCACCACCGAGATCCAGCTCGTCGGCGCCGACAAGAAGACCGTCAAGTCCCTGGGCAAGATCGAGGGAGAGAGCGGCGAGGCCGTGGAGACCAGCCTGGACCTGCGGGTCCAGCGGGCCGCCGCCGACGCGGTGCGCGACCTGAAGCAGACCGCCTCCCTGGTCGCGATCAAGCCGTCCTCCGGCGAGATCCTCGCCGTAGTGAACAACCAGGGTGGTTTCAACCGCGCCCTGGACGGCGCCTACCCTCCCGGCTCGACCTTCAAGGCCATCACCGCCGTCGGCCTGCTGGCCGAGGGGATGACCCCCGGCGAGCGGACCACCTGCCCCAAGGACGTCAACGTCGGCGGCCTGCCGATCCGCAACTCCCATCACGCCGGATACGGCTCGGTGACCTTCTCCGACTCCTTCGCCTACTCCTGCAACACCACCTTCGCCCCGCTGGCCCGGCAGCGGCTGAGCGCCGACAAGCTGCTGAGCACCGCGGAGCTGTTCGGCTTCAACAAGCCGCTCGGCATCGGCGTCCCGGCGGCCAAGGGCAGCATCCCCAAGGCCCGCAACGACGCCGAGCTCGCCGCGCAGTCCTTCGGCCAGGACCGGATCACCGCCAGCCCGCTGCTGATGGCCTCGGTCGCCGCCGCGCTGGCCGACGGCACCTGGCGCCCGCCGACGCTGGTCCCCTCCATGGAGCAGAAGGCCGAGCCGCAGGAGCTCCCGGAGGGCGTCACGTCCCCGATGCACCAGATGATGTCCGCGGTGGTCACCAAGGGCACCGCCAAGGACGCGGGCCTGCCGTCCGGCACCCGCGGCAAGACCGGCACCGCCGAGTACGGCGCGCAGGACGCGCTGAAGACCCACGCCTGGTTCATGGGCTTCCGGGGCGACCTGGCCTTCGCGGTCATCGTGGAGGAGGGCTCGGGCGGTGGCGCGGTCGCCGCCCCGGTGGCCGCGGACTTCCTGCGCGCTCTGGGCTGA
- a CDS encoding DUF3040 domain-containing protein codes for MAWSQDEERLLLQIERHLIDEDPRLAARLESFNERVQRKEHGRRRRDAKKDRGSGRAPRRSTVIIMVSWVLIATLITTLLVLVLRHEAAALPL; via the coding sequence ATGGCCTGGTCGCAGGACGAGGAGCGACTACTGCTGCAGATCGAGCGGCACCTCATCGATGAGGACCCGCGGCTGGCGGCACGGCTCGAGTCGTTCAACGAGCGTGTCCAGCGCAAGGAGCACGGCCGCCGCAGGCGTGACGCGAAGAAGGACAGGGGGTCCGGCCGGGCCCCCCGCCGCTCGACGGTCATCATCATGGTCAGCTGGGTGCTGATCGCGACCTTGATCACCACCCTGCTCGTCCTGGTCCTGCGGCACGAGGCCGCCGCGCTCCCGCTGTAG